The Candidatus Eisenbacteria bacterium genome includes the window GACGTGGCTCCTCTGGGGGTTGGGGCTTGCGATCCCCTATGTTGAATTTGCCGCCGGATGGCTGCTCGTCGCCGGGCTCCTCGTCCGCCCGGCGCTCTTGGCGCTAGGGGCAATCCTTGTAATCGTGACCTACGGCCACTTGCTGAAAGATTTCCTCTATGAATTTCACACCCACGTCATCCCCAGGCTGGCCCTCTTGGTCTTCCTGCTCGCCATGCCGCGCGGCGACGACGCTCTCTCCCTCGATCATCTGTTACGCCGCGGGGTTGAGGTAGAGCCCTCCCCGACGACCCCGCTCCGTTAACATCCCGTTAGGGTTCTAGGCCGAAGGTTGTGTCCTACGGTGGAAACCCTTCGCGGCGGCCCGATCGCACGCCCACAAAGAGGCCCCAAGGTGCACATTCTTCTCATCGAGGATAGTTCTCCGACGCGCGACCTCGTGCGGCGCTCCCTCCAGGAGAGGGGCCATCGGTTGACCACGGCCGCTCGCGTTTCGAGCGGGCGGGCGGCGGCCATGGCAGAGCGGTTCGACGTCATCGTGATCGACATCATGCTCCCCGACGGAAGCGGCCTCGACCTGTGTGAGGAGCTTCGGGACCACGGCATCGAGACACCCATCTTGTTTCTCACAGCTCGGGGCGAGGTCTCGGATCGCATCGCGGGTCTCGAAGCTGGTGCGGATGACTACATGCGGAAGCCCTTCGCCCTTGCCGAGCTCCAGGCGAGGTTACAAGCCCTCGGCCGCCGAGGGGGCCACAT containing:
- a CDS encoding DoxX family protein, encoding MSFSADMGFGSVPDRAWAILFARLVLGLIFGMSGWGKLFQMGATAHALRYFVDPYASSWIPTWLLWGLGLAIPYVEFAAGWLLVAGLLVRPALLALGAILVIVTYGHLLKDFLYEFHTHVIPRLALLVFLLAMPRGDDALSLDHLLRRGVEVEPSPTTPLR
- a CDS encoding response regulator transcription factor codes for the protein MCPTVETLRGGPIARPQRGPKVHILLIEDSSPTRDLVRRSLQERGHRLTTAARVSSGRAAAMAERFDVIVIDIMLPDGSGLDLCEELRDHGIETPILFLTARGEVSDRIAGLEAGADDYMRKPFALAELQARLQALGRRGGHIAPSRLEWAGGSIDFRARRLTTSAGEIPLTAREWKVLEVLAARAGRVVSRDELLESAWGETGSRASESLDVIMSRLRRKLGPRDGRDWIRTVRGEGYALDSPP